The Syntrophales bacterium sequence GAGGCTCATCAGCTTCATCAACTGGTCGCCGGCAATCTTGCCAATGGAGGCCTCATGGCTGAGTTCGGCATCGGGGTGCTCGGCCCGCAGGGCGGGAATGGTTTCATTGGAACCGTTATCCATGATGATCGCGTCGCACTCGATATGGCCGAAGCACTTTGCCCGGGCAATCATGTTCGCGTAGAAATTCTGCCGGGAGTTGCCCTTGATAACAGAACGGGAAACCATGTTGGAGGAGCTGTTTTCACCAGCCAGGATGATCTCGTTGCGGGAAACCGCTTTCTGGTCGCCCTCGGTCATTACCCGCTCCATGATCAACAGGCTGCTTCCAGGGCCAAGCACCGCCTCGTTGACGCGGTTCGCTTCATCAACGCCGCCTATCTGGGTGAGCTCCATCTCCGCGTGGGCATTCTCCCCGAGAAAAACCTTTGTGGTTGGGTTCAGCGACCGCTTCCCGACTCCATTACCGCCAGCAAAGTGTTTTTCCACATACTTGACCCGCGCCCCTTTTTCAATGCGAAATTCGTGGATGCCCTCGTGTCCTTCCGGCTCGGGGCCGCCGCAGTGG is a genomic window containing:
- a CDS encoding SufD family Fe-S cluster assembly protein; translation: MLSALDKDLLKTVADLEGIPKGAYNIRKNGKLESRSISANINIESDEKRDGIIVTIAPGTINESVHIPVILSQSGLNDVVYNTFIVGAGADVTIIAGCGIHCGGPEPEGHEGIHEFRIEKGARVKYVEKHFAGGNGVGKRSLNPTTKVFLGENAHAEMELTQIGGVDEANRVNEAVLGPGSSLLIMERVMTEGDQKAVSRNEIILAGENSSSNMVSRSVIKGNSRQNFYANMIARAKCFGHIECDAIIMDNGSNETIPALRAEHPDAELSHEASIGKIAGDQLMKLMSLGLSYEEAVNMIIQGFLR